In the genome of Candidatus Methylomirabilis lanthanidiphila, one region contains:
- the fusA_2 gene encoding elongation factor P, whose protein sequence is MAETYSIETVRNIGIMAHIDAGKTTTTERILYYTGKTYKIGEVHEGSTEMDWMEQERERGITITSATTTCFWRNHRINIIDTPGHVDFTVEVERSLRVLDGAVAVFDAVAGVEPQSETVWRQANKYGVPRIAFINKMDRIGANFDQCVRMIVERLGALPLVVQLPIGKEDQFEGVIDLVRMKAVIWNDETLGASYLEDEIPEELRPLAQEARERLLETIAEVDDGFLIRYVDGLAVGPDEIKAAIRTAVLKLQLVPVLAGASFKNKGVQLLLDAVVDYLPSPVDLPPIEGVDTATGKSAVRIAKAKEPFAALVFKIMTDPYVGQLAFFRVYSGSLSSGSQVYNSTRSTRERIGRLLQMHANKREEIKEVSAGDIAAAVGLKGAKTGDTLCDEVNQIILESIEFPEPVISVAIEPKTKEGQDRLAAGLAALANEDPTFRASTDEETGQTIISGMGELHLEIIVDRLMREFRVEANVGKPEVAYRETVTISADAEGRYVRQTGGRGQYGHVWIKVEPAADRSGFEFVNKIVGGVVPKEYIPAVEKGIKEALQTGVVAGYPVIDVKVTLFDGSYHEVDSSEMSFKIAGSMAFKAATNRAKPVLLEPIMRVDVSTPEDFLGEVIGNLNSRRGRVTGIESRPAVQVVQADVPLSEMFGYATDLRSATQGRASHTMQFSRYEPVPASIAEEIVARMGGRHGGR, encoded by the coding sequence ATGGCTGAGACATATTCTATAGAGACCGTCCGAAACATCGGGATCATGGCCCACATCGACGCCGGGAAGACGACCACTACCGAGCGCATCCTGTACTATACCGGTAAGACCTATAAGATCGGGGAGGTCCACGAAGGATCTACCGAAATGGACTGGATGGAACAGGAGCGTGAGCGAGGGATTACCATCACCTCCGCCACCACGACCTGCTTCTGGCGGAATCACCGAATCAACATTATTGATACGCCTGGACATGTCGATTTCACGGTTGAGGTTGAACGGTCCCTTCGGGTGTTGGATGGGGCGGTAGCGGTCTTCGACGCCGTGGCTGGAGTGGAACCGCAGTCGGAGACGGTGTGGCGTCAGGCGAATAAATACGGTGTCCCTCGCATCGCTTTTATCAATAAGATGGATCGTATAGGGGCGAACTTCGACCAGTGCGTTCGGATGATTGTTGAGCGTCTTGGGGCTCTTCCGTTGGTCGTGCAGCTTCCTATCGGCAAAGAGGATCAGTTTGAGGGTGTAATCGATCTGGTTCGGATGAAGGCGGTGATCTGGAATGACGAGACACTGGGTGCCAGCTATCTGGAGGATGAGATCCCGGAGGAGTTGCGCCCACTGGCTCAGGAGGCTCGAGAGCGCCTGTTGGAGACTATCGCCGAAGTGGACGATGGATTCCTGATCCGATACGTGGATGGCCTGGCGGTTGGGCCTGACGAGATCAAGGCCGCCATTCGTACCGCTGTGCTGAAGCTGCAGTTGGTCCCGGTGTTGGCTGGAGCGTCGTTTAAGAATAAGGGAGTCCAGTTGTTATTGGATGCGGTGGTGGACTACCTTCCTTCCCCGGTTGATCTGCCGCCCATCGAGGGTGTCGACACGGCTACCGGGAAATCCGCGGTGCGAATCGCGAAGGCCAAGGAACCGTTTGCTGCGTTGGTATTTAAAATCATGACGGATCCTTATGTGGGACAACTGGCCTTTTTCAGGGTCTATTCGGGCAGCCTGAGTTCGGGCAGCCAGGTATATAACTCTACACGAAGCACCCGCGAGCGGATCGGGCGACTACTGCAAATGCACGCCAACAAACGTGAGGAGATCAAGGAGGTCTCTGCCGGCGATATTGCGGCCGCTGTGGGACTCAAAGGTGCCAAGACCGGAGACACGCTGTGTGACGAGGTCAATCAGATTATCCTGGAATCGATCGAGTTTCCTGAGCCGGTGATCTCTGTCGCCATTGAGCCGAAGACGAAAGAAGGGCAGGATCGACTGGCGGCCGGACTCGCGGCGTTGGCGAATGAGGATCCGACCTTTCGTGCCAGCACGGACGAGGAGACCGGTCAGACGATTATTTCCGGGATGGGAGAATTGCACCTCGAGATCATCGTTGACAGGCTCATGCGGGAGTTTCGCGTAGAGGCGAATGTCGGCAAGCCAGAGGTTGCCTATCGTGAAACCGTGACGATTTCGGCCGACGCTGAGGGCCGGTACGTGCGACAGACCGGCGGACGCGGACAGTATGGACACGTCTGGATCAAAGTGGAACCCGCCGCCGATCGATCAGGATTCGAGTTTGTTAACAAGATTGTGGGCGGCGTCGTGCCAAAAGAGTATATTCCCGCGGTTGAGAAGGGAATTAAGGAGGCATTGCAGACCGGGGTGGTGGCCGGCTACCCTGTTATCGACGTGAAGGTTACTCTCTTTGACGGATCGTATCACGAGGTGGACTCTTCTGAGATGTCGTTCAAGATCGCTGGATCAATGGCGTTCAAGGCGGCGACCAACCGCGCGAAGCCGGTACTGCTGGAACCGATCATGCGGGTCGATGTCTCAACGCCCGAGGATTTTCTTGGAGAGGTCATTGGCAATCTGAACTCGCGTCGCGGTCGGGTGACCGGGATCGAGTCCAGGCCGGCCGTCCAGGTGGTTCAAGCGGATGTGCCGCTATCCGAGATGTTCGGGTATGCCACTGACCTGCGTTCTGCAACCCAGGGTCGGGCCTCCCATACGATGCAATTTTCGCGGTACGAGCCCGTCCCCGCTAGTATTGCGG
- a CDS encoding 30S ribosomal protein S7: MPRRKVTDKREIAADAVYNNRMVAKFINTMMVTGKKSIAESIIYRSMKIVEDRAKTDPLRLFKQAIDNVKPVLEVKSRRVGGATYQVPVEVRAERRTSLAFRWIIGFSRKRTEKSMAERLAAELIEAAANRGSSVKKKEDTHKMAEANKAFAHYRW, encoded by the coding sequence ATGCCGAGACGAAAAGTAACTGACAAACGCGAGATCGCTGCTGATGCTGTCTATAACAACCGGATGGTTGCCAAGTTCATCAATACGATGATGGTGACGGGCAAGAAAAGTATTGCCGAGTCGATCATCTACCGGTCGATGAAGATTGTGGAAGATCGAGCCAAGACCGATCCGTTGCGCCTGTTCAAGCAGGCAATCGATAACGTGAAGCCGGTCCTTGAGGTCAAATCGCGTCGCGTCGGCGGCGCAACCTATCAGGTACCGGTCGAGGTTCGAGCGGAACGAAGAACCTCGCTCGCGTTCCGCTGGATCATCGGCTTCTCAAGAAAGCGTACGGAGAAGTCTATGGCAGAGCGGTTGGCCGCTGAGTTGATAGAGGCCGCGGCGAACCGGGGAAGTTCGGTCAAGAAAAAGGAAGATACGCACAAGATGGCTGAGGCGAACAAGGCGTTTGCTCACTATCGCTGGTAA
- a CDS encoding 30S ribosomal protein S12 → MPTIHQLVRKGRAAAVKKAKAPALQRCPQRRGVCIRVYTTTPKKPNSALRKVTRVRLSNGIEVTTYIPGVGHNLQEHSIVLIRGGRVKDLPGVRYHVIRGALDTAGVQDRKQARSLYGAKRPKTG, encoded by the coding sequence GTGCCTACGATTCACCAGTTGGTTCGTAAGGGTCGAGCCGCGGCCGTCAAAAAGGCTAAGGCGCCCGCGCTACAGCGGTGTCCTCAGCGACGCGGCGTCTGTATTCGCGTCTATACAACCACACCAAAGAAGCCGAACTCGGCCCTTCGAAAGGTGACTAGGGTACGTCTCAGTAACGGGATTGAGGTGACCACGTATATTCCGGGGGTCGGCCATAATCTGCAGGAGCATTCCATCGTCCTGATCAGGGGCGGGCGAGTCAAGGATCTCCCGGGTGTTCGCTATCACGTTATTCGTGGCGCGCTTGACACGGCGGGGGTTCAGGATCGCAAACAGGCTCGGTCCCTTTACGGAGCAAAGAGACCAAAGACCGGATAA
- a CDS encoding DNA-directed RNA polymerase subunit beta' translates to MDKFFGFYDEKTVDPTSFKAIRIGLASPEKIRSWSFGEVKKPETINYRTFKPERDGLFCSKIFGPTKDWECNCGKYKGIKHKGVVCDKCGVEVIRSKARRQRLGHIELISPVVHVWFYKGVPSRIGYLLDISLRDLEKVLYFEAYIVVNPGKTSFSMKQLLTEEQYRQACEEYGDGFKAGIGAGAIRDLLKRLNLRELAEALHAQMLEETSQQNRKKITKRLRIVEAFIDSGNKPEWMILDAIPVLPPELRPLVPLDGGRFATSDLNDLYRRVINRNNRLRRLVELRAPDIIIRNEKRMLQEAVDALFDNGRRGRALKGQNNRPLKSLSEMLKGKQGRFRQNLLGKRVDYSGRSVIVVGPELKLHQCGLPKKMALELFKPFIFRKLLKDGVVTTIKSAKKLVEKSKPEVWDALEEVIREHPVLLNRAPTLHRLGVQAFEPVLVEGEAIKIHPLVCAAFNADFDGDQMAVHVPLSPEAQIEASVLMMAPHNILSPANGLPIASPSQDIVLGCYYLTRSRAGEQGEGRLFSDVDEVKAAYDADAVSLMASVKVRIDGELMETTPGRCIFNEHLPAALRFINQEMNRRELTRLVAQCYYLLGNAETVKLLDNLKDLGFRYATLAGISIGIDDMLIPSTKSKLIDEANKEIVKIEREYQDGLITKGERYNKIIDIWTHVTERVSDEMFREIEAEEKGEFNPVFMMADSGARGSRQQIRQLAGMRGLMAKPSGEIIETPITANFREGLTVLQYFISTHGARKGLADTALKTADSGYLTRRLVDVAQDVIVTEVDCGTPNGIWVTPLIEGGEIIQPLRDRILGRVALDDVLDPFTGELLVDANLEIVEVLASKIENAGIDRVKIRSVLTCEARRGICIKCYGRNLATGRLVELGEACGVLAAQSIGEPGTQLTMRTFHIGGTASRAVEQSTLECKGAGIVRFANLRTVKTAKGDYVVMNRNGVISIMDEKGRKKESYPAVYGAHLKIEDSATVKAGQVLMEWDPFTSAILAEHGGLVHFRDVVDGVTIREEVDEVTGLSQRVVVEHGREDLQPRISIKDEQGATVFRCLLPVSAHLMVSEGQMVSAGDSISKIPRETMKTKDITGGLPRVAELFEARRPKDAAVISEIDGRVELGGIVKGMRKLSVRDEHGDLREYLIARRRHINVLDGDEVKAGEPFMDGPINPHDILDVLGEQELQKYLVNEIQEVYRLQGVQINDKHIEVIVRQMLKRVRVETVGDTNFLVGEHVDKAVFLEENQRVMAADGTAATAKPLLLGITKASLSTDSFISAASFQETTKVLTEAAINGARDELRGLKENVIMGRLIPAGTGMRWYRETAISTPEVSAPKEILTGTNVAIDEDTDELDAPLNN, encoded by the coding sequence TTGGATAAGTTTTTTGGATTCTACGACGAAAAGACCGTCGATCCTACCAGCTTCAAGGCCATTCGAATCGGACTGGCGTCGCCGGAAAAGATCCGGTCGTGGTCCTTCGGAGAGGTGAAGAAGCCGGAGACCATCAACTACCGAACGTTCAAGCCGGAACGCGACGGTCTCTTCTGCTCCAAGATCTTCGGTCCGACAAAGGATTGGGAGTGTAACTGCGGTAAGTACAAGGGGATCAAGCATAAGGGGGTCGTCTGCGATAAGTGCGGTGTCGAGGTGATCCGCAGTAAAGCGCGGCGACAACGGCTGGGCCATATCGAGCTGATCTCTCCGGTTGTACATGTCTGGTTTTACAAAGGCGTACCCAGCCGGATCGGTTATCTCCTTGATATCTCCCTGAGAGATCTGGAGAAGGTCCTCTATTTTGAGGCGTATATCGTCGTAAACCCTGGTAAGACCTCTTTCTCGATGAAACAGCTCTTGACCGAGGAGCAGTACCGCCAGGCCTGTGAAGAGTATGGTGACGGCTTCAAGGCCGGGATTGGCGCGGGGGCGATCCGAGATCTGTTGAAGCGGTTGAATCTGCGCGAGTTGGCTGAAGCGCTGCATGCGCAGATGCTCGAAGAGACCTCCCAGCAGAATCGGAAGAAGATTACCAAGCGGTTGCGAATCGTGGAGGCCTTTATCGACTCCGGCAATAAGCCGGAGTGGATGATCCTGGACGCCATTCCGGTCCTACCCCCCGAACTTCGGCCTCTCGTCCCTCTTGACGGCGGACGGTTTGCCACGTCGGACCTGAACGACCTGTATCGGCGGGTGATTAATCGGAATAACCGGCTCCGGCGTCTTGTTGAACTTCGGGCGCCCGATATCATCATCCGAAATGAGAAGCGGATGTTGCAAGAGGCCGTGGATGCGCTGTTCGATAACGGACGTCGCGGCCGCGCGCTGAAGGGACAGAACAATCGTCCCCTGAAATCGCTTTCGGAAATGCTGAAGGGGAAGCAGGGCCGTTTTCGTCAGAACCTGCTCGGTAAACGGGTAGACTACTCCGGACGATCGGTGATCGTCGTGGGGCCGGAGCTGAAGCTGCACCAGTGCGGCTTGCCGAAGAAGATGGCGCTTGAGCTGTTCAAACCCTTTATCTTCAGAAAGCTCCTCAAAGACGGGGTTGTGACCACGATCAAGAGTGCGAAGAAACTGGTAGAAAAGAGTAAGCCCGAGGTGTGGGACGCCTTGGAGGAAGTCATCCGGGAGCACCCGGTCCTCCTGAACCGCGCCCCAACGTTGCATCGGTTGGGCGTACAGGCCTTTGAGCCTGTACTGGTAGAGGGAGAAGCCATCAAGATCCATCCTCTAGTCTGCGCGGCTTTCAATGCCGACTTCGACGGCGACCAGATGGCCGTCCATGTGCCCTTATCGCCTGAAGCTCAGATCGAGGCGTCGGTCCTGATGATGGCGCCCCATAATATCCTGTCTCCGGCAAACGGTTTGCCTATCGCGTCCCCCAGTCAGGATATCGTCCTGGGCTGTTACTATCTGACCAGGAGCAGGGCGGGCGAGCAGGGGGAGGGACGATTATTCTCCGATGTGGATGAGGTCAAAGCGGCCTATGATGCGGATGCGGTGAGTCTGATGGCGTCCGTCAAGGTCCGCATCGACGGCGAGCTGATGGAGACGACCCCCGGTCGCTGCATCTTTAATGAACACCTGCCCGCTGCTCTCCGGTTCATCAACCAGGAAATGAACAGGCGGGAGCTTACCCGTCTGGTCGCGCAGTGCTACTATCTGCTCGGAAATGCGGAAACGGTCAAACTTCTCGATAATTTAAAAGATCTCGGATTCAGGTATGCGACGCTTGCCGGTATCTCGATCGGGATCGACGATATGCTCATCCCATCCACAAAAAGCAAACTGATCGACGAGGCCAACAAAGAAATCGTCAAGATCGAGCGTGAATACCAGGATGGTCTGATCACCAAAGGCGAGCGCTACAACAAGATTATCGACATCTGGACACACGTGACCGAGCGCGTGTCGGATGAGATGTTCCGCGAGATTGAGGCGGAGGAGAAGGGGGAATTTAACCCCGTGTTCATGATGGCCGACTCCGGCGCGAGAGGCAGTCGGCAGCAGATCAGACAGTTGGCGGGGATGCGCGGCCTGATGGCCAAACCATCCGGAGAGATCATCGAGACCCCCATCACTGCAAACTTCCGGGAGGGCCTGACCGTTCTTCAGTATTTCATCTCAACCCACGGGGCGCGAAAGGGATTGGCGGATACCGCGTTGAAGACGGCCGATTCCGGCTATCTGACGCGCCGCTTAGTGGACGTGGCGCAGGATGTCATTGTCACCGAGGTTGACTGCGGTACGCCCAATGGGATCTGGGTCACGCCCCTCATCGAAGGGGGCGAGATTATTCAACCCCTGCGTGACCGAATCCTTGGTCGGGTCGCCCTGGATGATGTCCTTGATCCGTTTACGGGAGAGTTGCTGGTAGACGCCAATCTGGAGATCGTAGAGGTATTGGCCAGCAAGATCGAAAATGCCGGCATCGATAGGGTCAAGATCCGCTCCGTCCTGACTTGCGAGGCGCGACGCGGCATCTGCATCAAGTGCTATGGCCGCAATCTTGCTACCGGCAGGCTGGTGGAATTGGGAGAGGCATGCGGTGTCCTGGCGGCGCAGTCTATCGGCGAGCCGGGAACTCAGTTGACTATGCGGACCTTTCACATCGGGGGTACGGCGAGCCGTGCGGTCGAACAGAGTACGCTCGAATGCAAGGGGGCGGGAATTGTCAGATTTGCGAATCTGCGAACGGTGAAGACCGCGAAGGGCGATTACGTGGTCATGAACCGCAACGGCGTGATCAGCATCATGGACGAGAAGGGGCGTAAGAAAGAAAGCTATCCGGCGGTCTACGGCGCCCACCTGAAGATTGAGGATAGCGCGACCGTGAAGGCGGGACAGGTACTGATGGAATGGGATCCCTTTACAAGCGCGATCCTGGCTGAGCACGGCGGACTCGTACACTTCCGGGATGTCGTGGATGGGGTCACTATCCGGGAGGAAGTGGATGAGGTCACCGGTCTGTCCCAACGCGTCGTGGTAGAGCACGGACGGGAGGACTTACAGCCTCGGATTTCGATAAAGGATGAGCAGGGCGCCACCGTCTTCCGGTGTCTGTTGCCTGTCAGCGCTCACCTGATGGTGAGTGAGGGACAGATGGTATCGGCTGGAGACAGCATATCGAAGATACCGCGGGAAACGATGAAAACGAAAGACATTACTGGCGGTCTACCGCGAGTGGCTGAGCTATTTGAGGCGCGTCGGCCCAAGGATGCGGCGGTCATCTCTGAGATCGACGGTCGCGTAGAGTTGGGCGGGATCGTGAAGGGAATGCGTAAGCTGTCCGTCAGGGATGAGCACGGCGACCTCAGGGAGTATTTGATTGCCCGACGCAGGCACATCAATGTGTTGGACGGAGACGAAGTCAAGGCCGGTGAACCCTTCATGGATGGCCCGATTAATCCTCATGACATTCTGGATGTGTTGGGCGAACAAGAGCTCCAGAAGTATCTCGTGAATGAAATCCAAGAGGTCTACCGGCTGCAAGGAGTTCAGATCAACGACAAGCATATCGAGGTCATTGTGCGCCAGATGCTTAAGCGCGTCCGGGTCGAGACGGTTGGCGACACGAATTTCCTGGTTGGCGAGCACGTTGATAAGGCCGTCTTCCTCGAAGAGAACCAGCGAGTTATGGCTGCAGACGGGACCGCGGCTACCGCCAAGCCCCTTCTTTTAGGCATTACAAAGGCGTCACTCTCCACTGACAGCTTCATTTCTGCCGCCTCGTTTCAGGAGACGACGAAGGTTTTGACGGAAGCCGCTATTAATGGGGCGAGGGATGAATTGCGCGGTCTCAAAGAGAACGTCATTATGGGTCGGCTGATTCCGGCCGGCACAGGGATGAGGTGGTACCGGGAGACCGCGATCTCGACTCCGGAGGTCTCGGCGCCGAAGGAGATCCTGACGGGAACGAACGTCGCAATCGACGAGGATACGGATGAGTTGGACGCACCGCTCAACAATTAA